From Streptomyces zhihengii, the proteins below share one genomic window:
- the glgB gene encoding 1,4-alpha-glucan branching enzyme: MRPAADLGDEDRGRLLSGGHHDPHSLLGAHPVRGGVQLRVLRPHATAVTILAKGLRTELHDDGDGFFSGVLPLRTMPEYRLLVAYPDHAEGYETDDPYRFLPALGDLDLHLIGEGRHEELWNALGAHPLTHQGVTGTRFTVWAPNARGVRVVGDFNYWDGTGFPMRSLGSTGVWELFLPGVGEGALYKFEIMRPDGSHTLRADPMARATEVPPANASVVTRSRHEWTDHEWMAHRGDRPVHEAPLSVYEVHLASWRPGLTYRQLAEQLPRYVRELGFTHVEFMPVAEHPFGGSWGYQVTGFYAPTSRMGSPDDFRFLVDSLHRAGIGVLVDWVPAHFPRDDWALAEFDGRPLYEHGDPSRAAHPDWGTLEFDYGRKEVRNFLVANAVYWCEEFHIDGLRVDAVASMLYLDYSREDGQWSPNEHGGRENLDAVAFLQEMNATVYRRCPGVVTIAEESTAWDGVTRATHHVGHGGFGGLGFGLKWNMGWMHDSLGYIEHEPVHRKFHHNEMTFSMVYAYSENYVLPISHDEVVHGKRALVSKMPGDWWQQRANHRAYLGFMWAHPGKQLLFMGQEFAQGAEWSEGHGPDWWLLDPSYAAEPDHRGVRDLVRELNTVYAGTPALWQQDTVPDGFDWVDGGAAEDNVLAFLRFDRDGAPLLAVSNFSPVVRHGFRLGVPGSVPVWSEVLNTDEERFGGSGVVNADPVKTEQAESHGRRTSVTLTLPPLATLWLRPA, encoded by the coding sequence CTGCGGCCCGCGGCGGACCTGGGCGACGAGGACCGCGGGCGGCTGCTGAGCGGCGGCCACCACGACCCCCACTCCCTGCTCGGGGCCCACCCGGTGCGCGGCGGCGTGCAGTTGCGGGTGCTGCGCCCGCACGCCACCGCGGTCACCATCCTGGCCAAGGGGCTGCGCACCGAGCTCCACGACGACGGCGACGGCTTCTTCTCCGGTGTGCTGCCGCTGCGCACGATGCCCGAGTACCGGCTGCTGGTCGCCTACCCCGACCACGCGGAGGGCTACGAGACCGACGACCCGTACCGCTTCCTGCCCGCCCTCGGCGACCTGGATCTGCATCTGATCGGGGAGGGCCGGCACGAGGAGCTGTGGAACGCGCTCGGCGCGCACCCCCTCACCCACCAGGGCGTCACCGGCACCCGGTTCACCGTCTGGGCGCCCAACGCCCGCGGGGTGCGGGTGGTCGGCGACTTCAACTACTGGGACGGCACCGGCTTCCCGATGCGCTCGCTGGGCTCCACGGGCGTGTGGGAGCTGTTCCTGCCCGGGGTCGGCGAGGGCGCGCTCTACAAGTTCGAGATCATGCGCCCGGACGGCTCGCACACCCTGCGGGCCGACCCGATGGCGCGCGCCACCGAGGTGCCGCCGGCGAACGCCTCCGTGGTGACCCGCTCGCGGCACGAGTGGACGGACCACGAGTGGATGGCGCACCGCGGCGACCGGCCCGTCCACGAGGCGCCCCTGTCGGTCTACGAGGTGCACCTGGCCTCCTGGCGACCCGGGCTGACCTACCGCCAGCTCGCCGAGCAGCTCCCCCGCTACGTCAGGGAACTCGGCTTCACCCACGTCGAGTTCATGCCGGTGGCCGAGCACCCCTTCGGCGGCTCCTGGGGCTACCAGGTCACCGGCTTCTACGCGCCGACCTCCCGGATGGGCAGCCCGGACGACTTCCGCTTCCTCGTCGACAGCCTGCACCGGGCGGGCATCGGCGTGCTGGTCGACTGGGTGCCGGCGCACTTCCCCCGCGACGACTGGGCGCTGGCCGAGTTCGACGGCCGCCCGCTGTACGAGCACGGCGACCCCTCGCGGGCGGCGCACCCCGACTGGGGGACGCTGGAGTTCGACTACGGGCGCAAGGAGGTGCGGAACTTCCTCGTCGCCAACGCGGTCTACTGGTGCGAGGAGTTCCACATCGACGGCCTGCGGGTGGACGCCGTCGCCTCGATGCTCTACCTCGACTACTCCCGCGAGGACGGCCAGTGGTCGCCCAACGAGCACGGCGGCCGGGAGAACCTCGACGCGGTGGCCTTCCTCCAGGAGATGAACGCCACGGTCTACCGGCGCTGCCCCGGGGTGGTCACCATCGCCGAGGAGTCCACCGCCTGGGACGGCGTCACCCGCGCCACCCACCATGTGGGCCACGGCGGCTTCGGCGGCCTCGGCTTCGGCCTGAAGTGGAACATGGGCTGGATGCACGACTCGCTCGGGTACATCGAGCACGAGCCCGTGCACCGCAAGTTCCACCACAACGAGATGACGTTCTCGATGGTGTACGCCTACAGCGAGAACTACGTGCTGCCGATCTCGCACGACGAGGTGGTGCACGGCAAGCGGGCGCTGGTCAGCAAGATGCCCGGCGACTGGTGGCAGCAGCGTGCGAACCACCGCGCCTACCTGGGCTTCATGTGGGCCCACCCGGGCAAGCAACTGCTGTTCATGGGACAGGAGTTCGCCCAGGGCGCCGAGTGGTCGGAGGGCCACGGCCCGGACTGGTGGCTGCTCGACCCGTCGTACGCGGCCGAGCCCGACCACCGCGGTGTGCGCGACCTGGTGCGCGAGCTGAACACGGTCTACGCGGGCACCCCGGCGCTGTGGCAGCAGGACACGGTGCCGGACGGCTTCGACTGGGTGGACGGCGGCGCCGCCGAGGACAACGTCCTCGCCTTCCTGCGCTTCGACCGCGACGGCGCCCCGCTGCTGGCGGTGAGCAACTTCTCGCCCGTGGTGCGCCACGGCTTCCGGCTCGGCGTGCCCGGTTCCGTGCCGGTGTGGTCGGAGGTGCTCAACACCGACGAGGAGCGGTTCGGCGGTTCCGGAGTGGTCAACGCGGACCCGGTCAAGACCGAGCAGGCCGAGTCCCACGGCCGCCGGACGTCGGTGACGCTGACGCTGCCGCCGCTGGCGACGCTCTGGCTGCGGCCGGCCTGA
- the treS gene encoding maltose alpha-D-glucosyltransferase, giving the protein MIVNEPVPDTFEDTPARDRDPDWFKRAVFYEVLVRSFQDSNGDGVGDLKGITAKLDYLQWLGVDCLWLPPFFKSPLRDGGYDVADYTSVLPEFGDLADFVEFVDAAHQRGMRVIIDFVMNHTSDQHEWFQQSRSDPDGPYGDYYVWADDDKQYQDARIIFVDTESSNWTFDPVRKQYYWHRFFSHQPDLNYENPAVQEEIISALRFWLDLGIDGFRLDAVPYLYQEEGTNCENLPRTHSFLKRVRKEIDAHYPDTVLLAEANQWPEDVVDYFGDYSAGGDECHMAFHFPVMPRIFMAVRRESRYPVSEILAKTPSIPQNCQWGIFLRNHDELTLEMVTDEERDYMYAEYAKDPRMRANIGIRRRLAPLLDNDRNQIELFTALLLSLPGSPILYYGDEIGMGDNIWLGDRDAVRTPMQWTPDRNAGFSSSDPGRLYLPTIMDPVYGYQVTNVEASMSSPSSLLHWTRRMIEIRKQNPAFGLGSYTELPSSNPAVLAFLREYQDDLVLCVHNFSRFAQPTELDLRAFNGRHPVELIGGVRFPAIGQWPYLLTLAGHGFYWFRLRKDAAPGIAPGTSAGTTTGPAAGAAAGGLTP; this is encoded by the coding sequence ATGATCGTCAACGAGCCCGTCCCCGACACCTTCGAGGACACCCCCGCCCGCGACCGCGACCCCGACTGGTTCAAGCGCGCCGTCTTCTACGAGGTCCTGGTCCGCTCCTTCCAGGACAGCAACGGCGACGGCGTCGGTGACCTGAAGGGCATCACCGCCAAGCTGGACTATCTGCAGTGGCTGGGCGTGGACTGCCTGTGGCTGCCGCCGTTCTTCAAGTCCCCGCTGCGCGACGGCGGTTACGACGTCGCCGACTACACCTCCGTGCTGCCGGAATTCGGCGACCTGGCCGACTTCGTCGAGTTCGTCGACGCGGCCCACCAGCGCGGCATGCGGGTGATCATCGACTTCGTCATGAACCACACCAGCGATCAGCACGAGTGGTTCCAGCAGTCCCGGTCCGACCCGGACGGCCCCTACGGCGACTACTACGTCTGGGCCGACGACGACAAGCAGTACCAGGACGCCCGCATCATCTTCGTGGACACCGAGTCGTCCAACTGGACGTTCGACCCGGTACGCAAGCAGTACTACTGGCACCGGTTCTTCTCTCATCAGCCGGACCTCAACTACGAGAACCCGGCCGTGCAGGAGGAGATCATCTCCGCGCTGCGGTTCTGGCTCGATCTCGGGATCGACGGCTTCCGGCTCGACGCGGTGCCGTACCTCTACCAGGAGGAGGGCACCAACTGCGAGAACCTCCCGCGCACCCACTCGTTCCTCAAGCGGGTCCGCAAGGAGATCGACGCGCACTACCCGGACACCGTGCTGCTCGCCGAGGCCAACCAGTGGCCGGAGGACGTCGTCGACTACTTCGGCGACTACTCGGCCGGCGGCGACGAGTGCCACATGGCGTTCCACTTCCCCGTGATGCCGCGGATCTTCATGGCGGTGCGGCGGGAGTCGCGCTACCCGGTCTCGGAGATCCTGGCGAAGACGCCGTCCATCCCGCAGAACTGCCAGTGGGGCATCTTCCTGCGCAACCACGACGAGCTGACGCTCGAGATGGTGACGGACGAAGAGCGCGACTACATGTACGCGGAGTACGCCAAGGACCCGCGGATGCGGGCCAACATCGGCATCCGCCGCCGTCTCGCGCCGCTGCTGGACAACGACCGCAACCAGATCGAGCTCTTCACGGCCCTGCTGCTGTCGCTGCCCGGCTCGCCGATCCTCTACTACGGGGACGAGATCGGCATGGGAGACAACATCTGGCTCGGCGACCGGGACGCCGTTCGCACCCCCATGCAGTGGACCCCGGACCGCAACGCGGGCTTCTCCTCCAGCGACCCCGGCCGGCTGTACCTGCCGACGATCATGGACCCGGTCTACGGCTACCAGGTCACCAACGTCGAGGCGTCGATGTCGTCGCCCTCGTCGCTGCTGCACTGGACCCGCCGGATGATCGAGATCCGCAAGCAGAACCCGGCCTTCGGGCTCGGTTCGTACACGGAACTGCCCTCGTCCAATCCGGCCGTCCTGGCCTTTCTGCGGGAGTACCAGGACGACCTGGTGCTGTGCGTCCACAACTTCTCCCGCTTCGCGCAGCCGACCGAGCTGGACCTGCGGGCGTTCAACGGACGCCATCCGGTGGAGCTGATCGGCGGCGTGCGGTTCCCCGCGATCGGCCAGTGGCCCTACCTCCTGACCCTCGCCGGCCACGGCTTCTACTGGTTCCGGCTGCGCAAGGACGCCGCTCCGGGCATCGCGCCGGGCACGTCGGCCGGCACCACGACCGGTCCGGCGGCGGGTGCCGCGGCGGGCGGTCTCACCCCCTGA
- a CDS encoding alpha-1,4-glucan--maltose-1-phosphate maltosyltransferase, translating into MPAPGQSPTEQLQIRHTVRNPPLTARTDLPAQPSGDVVNSLIGRIPVLDVRPLVDCGRKPAKAVAGETFEVTATVFREGHDAVAANVVLRDPKGRPGPFTPMRELAPGTDRWGAFVTPETEGEWTYTVEAWSDPVATWRHHARIKIPAGIDTELVLAEGAELYERAAAGVPKKDGREGVLAAADALRDTARPAGARLAAALAADATAALGRHPLRELVSASPALPLKVERRRALYGAWYELFPRSEGAVVEEGRPPVSGTFRTAAERLPAVAAMGFDVVYLPPVHPIGTTHRKGPDNALTAGPDDVGVPWAIGSAEGGHDAVHPDLGTLADFDHFVRAARSLRMEVALDFALQCSPDHPWVKEHPEWFRHRADGTIAYAENPPKKYQDIYPIAFDADMPGLVAETVRVLRFWMDRGVRIFRVDNPHTKPVVFWEKVIGEINGADPDVIFLAEAFTRPAMMHALAAVGFQQSYTYFTWRNTKRELTEYATEVSGEAASYMRPNFFVNTPDILHAYLQQGGRPAFEVRAVLAATLSPSWGVYAGFELCENTPAHPGGEEYLGSEKYQLRPRDWESAERAGRTITPLITALNRLRRRHPALQQLRDIHFHHTDNDAVIAYSKRSGQDVVLVVANLDPHHTQEATVSLNMLRLGFEEHETVPVRDELTGETYHWGRANYVRLEPGKAPAHVVALRPSPQTGGSPTS; encoded by the coding sequence ATGCCCGCACCCGGCCAGTCACCGACTGAGCAGTTACAAATTAGACACACAGTGCGCAATCCACCCCTTACCGCTCGAACCGACCTGCCCGCACAGCCCTCAGGTGATGTCGTGAACTCGCTCATTGGCCGCATTCCCGTCCTGGACGTACGCCCGCTCGTCGACTGCGGAAGAAAGCCCGCGAAGGCCGTGGCGGGTGAGACCTTCGAGGTCACCGCCACGGTCTTCCGCGAAGGGCATGACGCGGTCGCCGCCAACGTCGTGCTGCGCGACCCGAAGGGCCGCCCCGGCCCCTTCACCCCGATGCGCGAACTCGCGCCGGGCACCGACCGCTGGGGAGCCTTCGTCACTCCGGAGACCGAGGGCGAGTGGACGTACACCGTGGAGGCGTGGAGCGACCCGGTCGCCACCTGGCGCCACCACGCGCGGATCAAGATCCCGGCCGGCATCGACACCGAGCTGGTCCTGGCGGAGGGCGCCGAGCTGTACGAGCGCGCCGCCGCCGGGGTGCCGAAGAAGGACGGCCGCGAGGGCGTGCTCGCCGCCGCCGACGCGCTGCGCGACACCGCCCGGCCGGCCGGCGCGCGGCTCGCCGCCGCCCTGGCCGCGGACGCGACCGCCGCGCTCGGCCGCCACCCGCTGCGCGAACTGGTCAGCGCCTCACCGGCGCTGCCCCTGAAGGTCGAACGCCGCCGGGCGCTGTACGGGGCCTGGTACGAGCTGTTCCCGCGCTCCGAGGGAGCCGTCGTCGAGGAGGGCAGACCGCCGGTGTCCGGCACCTTCCGGACGGCGGCCGAGCGGCTGCCCGCCGTCGCGGCGATGGGCTTCGACGTGGTGTACCTGCCGCCGGTCCACCCCATCGGCACCACCCACCGCAAGGGTCCGGACAACGCGCTGACGGCCGGCCCCGACGACGTCGGCGTGCCCTGGGCCATCGGCTCCGCCGAGGGCGGCCACGACGCCGTCCACCCCGATCTCGGCACCCTCGCCGACTTCGACCACTTCGTGCGCGCGGCGCGCTCGCTGCGCATGGAGGTCGCCCTCGACTTCGCGCTCCAGTGCTCGCCGGACCACCCCTGGGTGAAGGAGCACCCCGAGTGGTTCCGCCACCGGGCCGACGGCACGATCGCCTACGCCGAGAACCCGCCGAAGAAGTACCAGGACATCTATCCGATCGCCTTCGACGCGGACATGCCGGGCCTGGTGGCCGAGACGGTGCGGGTGCTGCGGTTCTGGATGGACCGCGGGGTGCGCATCTTCCGGGTCGACAACCCGCACACCAAGCCGGTGGTGTTCTGGGAGAAGGTGATCGGCGAGATCAACGGCGCCGACCCCGACGTCATCTTCCTGGCGGAGGCGTTCACCCGGCCGGCGATGATGCACGCGCTGGCCGCCGTCGGCTTCCAGCAGTCGTACACGTACTTCACCTGGCGTAACACCAAGCGGGAACTGACCGAGTACGCGACGGAGGTGTCCGGCGAGGCCGCCTCGTACATGCGGCCGAACTTCTTCGTGAACACGCCCGACATCCTGCACGCCTACCTGCAGCAAGGCGGCCGTCCGGCCTTCGAGGTGCGCGCGGTGCTCGCCGCCACCCTGTCGCCGTCCTGGGGCGTGTACGCGGGGTTCGAGCTGTGCGAGAACACCCCGGCGCACCCCGGTGGCGAGGAGTACCTCGGCTCGGAGAAGTACCAGCTCAGGCCGCGTGACTGGGAGTCCGCCGAGCGCGCGGGCCGCACCATCACCCCGCTGATCACCGCGCTCAACCGGCTGCGCCGCCGCCACCCGGCGCTCCAGCAGCTGCGCGACATCCACTTCCACCACACCGACAACGACGCGGTGATCGCCTACTCCAAGCGCAGCGGCCAGGACGTCGTCCTGGTGGTCGCCAACCTCGACCCCCACCACACCCAGGAGGCCACGGTCTCGTTGAACATGCTGCGACTCGGGTTCGAAGAACACGAGACCGTACCGGTGCGCGACGAGCTCACCGGCGAGACCTATCACTGGGGCAGGGCCAACTACGTGCGCCTCGAACCGGGCAAGGCCCCGGCGCACGTCGTCGCCCTGCGACCGTCCCCGCAGACCGGAGGGTCACCCACCTCATGA
- a CDS encoding maltokinase N-terminal cap-like domain-containing protein, with protein sequence MSEAASTRTSPALLASLAPLLHSWLPAQRWFAGKGSPVTGFTLDLATELLPVRGSGGPGLLHLLLRVHQPDRPPRAEGDCYQLLIGTRPTLPPALAPALIGHAAQGPLAGLTLYEGTHDPRLAGLLLERLRTPGTLGPLRFERFDGSAPVPRDLPARPLGAEQSNSSLVYGDSYILKIFRRLHPGANPDLELPLALARAGCRRVPTPVAWYRSAAPEPFTLGVLQPFLPGSRDGWVLALDALAAGRSFRAEARELGRVTAEVHTALADALPVVKLSGPQSERLAAGMTDRLEAAARAVPALGPYAPRLRTAFEAVGVLGRRGRIWAAQRVHGDLHLGQILRGPVDTPWSVIDFEGEPASPLTERCRPQPAVRDVAGMLRSFDYAARTHRPWNPAWAEACRDAYCAGYAEAAGCDPREEPELLRAYETDKAVYEAVYEARHRPDWLPVPMAAIERLASVG encoded by the coding sequence ATGTCGGAGGCTGCTTCCACCCGGACCTCGCCCGCACTACTTGCGTCGCTCGCACCGCTGCTGCACTCCTGGCTGCCGGCACAGCGCTGGTTCGCCGGCAAAGGATCACCGGTCACCGGCTTCACCCTCGACCTCGCGACCGAACTGCTGCCGGTGCGCGGCTCCGGCGGACCGGGCCTGCTGCATCTGCTCCTGCGGGTCCACCAGCCGGACCGGCCGCCGAGGGCCGAAGGCGACTGCTACCAGCTCCTGATCGGCACCCGTCCCACCCTGCCGCCCGCCCTCGCCCCCGCGCTCATCGGCCACGCCGCCCAGGGCCCGCTGGCCGGACTCACCCTCTACGAGGGGACCCACGACCCCCGCCTCGCGGGCCTGCTGCTGGAACGGCTGCGCACACCCGGCACGTTGGGCCCCCTGCGCTTCGAACGGTTCGACGGCTCCGCCCCGGTCCCCCGCGACCTGCCGGCCCGCCCGCTCGGCGCCGAGCAGTCCAACTCCTCGCTCGTATACGGCGACAGCTACATCCTCAAGATCTTCCGCAGGCTGCACCCAGGCGCCAATCCGGACCTGGAGCTGCCGCTGGCCCTCGCCCGGGCCGGATGCCGCCGGGTCCCCACGCCCGTCGCCTGGTACCGGTCCGCCGCGCCGGAACCTTTCACCCTGGGCGTGCTCCAGCCCTTCCTGCCCGGCTCGCGGGACGGCTGGGTGCTGGCCCTCGACGCACTGGCGGCCGGCCGCTCGTTCCGTGCCGAGGCGCGTGAACTGGGCCGGGTGACCGCCGAGGTGCACACGGCACTCGCCGACGCGCTCCCGGTGGTGAAGCTGAGCGGCCCCCAGTCCGAGCGGCTGGCGGCCGGGATGACCGACCGGCTGGAGGCCGCCGCGCGCGCGGTCCCCGCGCTGGGCCCGTACGCGCCCCGGCTGCGCACGGCCTTCGAGGCCGTCGGCGTGCTCGGCAGACGCGGCCGCATCTGGGCGGCGCAGCGCGTCCACGGCGATCTGCACCTCGGCCAGATACTGCGCGGCCCCGTGGACACGCCCTGGTCCGTCATCGACTTCGAGGGCGAGCCGGCCAGCCCGCTCACGGAACGCTGCCGTCCGCAGCCCGCCGTCCGCGACGTCGCCGGGATGCTCCGCTCGTTCGACTACGCCGCCCGCACACACCGCCCGTGGAACCCGGCCTGGGCGGAGGCGTGCCGCGACGCCTACTGCGCGGGCTACGCGGAGGCCGCGGGCTGCGACCCGCGCGAGGAGCCCGAGCTGCTGCGCGCGTACGAGACCGACAAGGCCGTCTACGAGGCCGTCTACGAGGCACGCCACCGGCCCGACTGGCTGCCCGTCCCGATGGCCGCGATCGAACGCCTCGCGTCGGTCGGCTGA
- the glgP gene encoding alpha-glucan family phosphorylase gives MKAIRRFTVRPVLPEPLRPLSALARNLRWSWHTETQELFRSVDPEGWQAAGGDPVRLLGGVSAARMAELAKDRRFLRRLAAAADDLDDYLHGRRWYQSAGGGGEDAPEFPAAIAYFSPEFGVTAALPQYSGGLGILAGDHLKAASDLGVPLIGVGLLYRHGYFRQSLSRDGWQQEHYPVLDPNELPVSLLREEDGGPARVTLALPAGRLLHAHIWVAQVGRVPLLMLDSDVEDNGPGARDVTDRLYGGGSEHRLLQEMLLGIGGVRAVRTYCRLTGHDAPEVFHTNEGHAGFLGLERIRELGDSPGLGFDAALEAVRAGTVFTTHTPVPAGIDRFDRDLVARHFADGAELAGVPVDRILRLGTESYPGGDGGVFNMAVMGLRLAQRANGVSELHGAVSRDMFAGLWPGFDAADVPITSVTNGVHAPTWVAPEVFRLGARRLGPGRAEDALSVGGSPRWDAVADIPDAEIWELRRTLREQLVAEVRERLRASWRQRGAGSAELGWIDGVLDPGVLTIGFARRVPSYKRLTLMLRDRQRLTELLLHPTRPIQIVVAGKAHPADDGGKRLVRELVRFTDDPRVRHRIVFLPDYGMAMAKKLYPGCDVWLNNPLRPLEACGTSGMKAALNGSLNLSVLDGWWDEWYEPDFGWAIPTADGEATDEDRRDELEAAALYTLIEERIAPRFYEEGGGGLPDRWIDMVRRTLTTLGPKVLAGRMVREYVERLYAPAAEAHRALGTAAAEELAGWKARVRGAWPAVAVDHVEAVDQDAATGGAPTAGLGSTLTLRVHATLGELGPDDVEVQVVAGRVDPDDALRDTRTFPLKPAGGPDLEGRWVYEGPLALDRTGPFGYTVRVLPAHRLIPAGADMGLVALPPEAPESAGGRAGLLLR, from the coding sequence GTGAAGGCCATTCGTCGTTTCACCGTCCGCCCCGTCCTGCCCGAACCCCTGCGACCGCTCAGCGCGCTGGCGCGCAATCTGCGCTGGTCCTGGCACACCGAGACCCAAGAGCTGTTCCGATCCGTCGACCCCGAGGGGTGGCAGGCGGCGGGGGGCGACCCCGTGCGGCTGCTCGGCGGCGTGTCCGCCGCACGGATGGCCGAACTCGCCAAGGACCGCCGTTTCCTGCGCCGGCTCGCCGCGGCGGCCGACGACCTCGACGACTACCTGCACGGCCGCAGGTGGTACCAGAGCGCCGGCGGCGGCGGTGAGGACGCCCCCGAGTTTCCCGCCGCCATCGCCTACTTCTCGCCCGAGTTCGGCGTCACCGCCGCCCTCCCGCAGTACTCGGGCGGTCTCGGCATCCTGGCCGGCGACCACCTCAAGGCCGCCAGCGATCTCGGCGTCCCGCTGATCGGCGTCGGGCTGCTCTACCGCCACGGCTACTTCCGCCAGTCGCTGTCGCGCGACGGCTGGCAGCAGGAGCACTATCCGGTGCTCGACCCCAACGAACTGCCCGTCTCGCTGCTGCGCGAGGAGGACGGCGGCCCCGCCCGGGTCACCCTCGCCCTGCCCGCCGGGCGCCTGCTGCACGCCCACATCTGGGTCGCCCAGGTCGGCAGGGTCCCGCTGCTGATGCTCGACTCCGACGTCGAGGACAACGGTCCCGGCGCCCGCGACGTCACCGACCGGCTGTACGGCGGGGGCAGCGAGCACCGGCTGCTCCAGGAGATGCTCCTCGGCATCGGCGGCGTCCGCGCCGTGCGCACGTACTGCCGGCTCACCGGCCACGACGCGCCCGAGGTCTTCCACACCAACGAGGGCCACGCCGGATTCCTCGGGCTGGAGCGCATCCGGGAGCTGGGCGACAGCCCCGGGCTCGGCTTCGACGCCGCCCTGGAGGCGGTGCGCGCGGGCACGGTGTTCACCACCCACACGCCCGTGCCCGCCGGCATCGACCGCTTCGACCGCGACCTCGTCGCCCGGCACTTCGCCGACGGCGCCGAGCTCGCCGGGGTGCCCGTCGACCGCATCCTGAGGCTCGGCACGGAGAGCTACCCCGGCGGCGACGGCGGGGTGTTCAACATGGCCGTGATGGGGCTGCGGCTCGCCCAGCGCGCCAACGGGGTATCCGAACTGCACGGCGCCGTCAGCCGGGACATGTTCGCCGGTCTCTGGCCGGGATTCGACGCCGCCGACGTGCCCATCACCTCCGTCACCAACGGCGTCCACGCCCCCACCTGGGTCGCTCCCGAGGTCTTCCGCCTCGGCGCCCGCCGGCTCGGACCGGGCCGCGCCGAGGACGCCCTCTCCGTCGGCGGCTCGCCCCGCTGGGACGCCGTCGCGGACATCCCCGACGCCGAGATCTGGGAGCTGCGCCGCACCCTGCGCGAACAGCTCGTGGCCGAGGTCCGGGAGCGGCTGCGCGCCTCATGGCGCCAGCGCGGCGCCGGGTCCGCCGAGCTCGGCTGGATCGACGGGGTGCTCGACCCGGGCGTGCTCACCATCGGCTTCGCCCGCCGGGTGCCCTCCTACAAGCGGCTCACCCTGATGCTGCGCGACCGGCAGCGGCTCACCGAGCTGCTGCTCCACCCCACCCGCCCCATCCAGATCGTCGTCGCCGGCAAGGCCCACCCCGCCGACGACGGCGGCAAGCGGCTGGTGCGCGAGCTGGTCCGCTTCACCGACGACCCGCGGGTGCGCCACCGCATCGTCTTCCTGCCGGACTACGGCATGGCGATGGCGAAGAAGCTCTACCCCGGCTGCGACGTCTGGCTGAACAACCCGCTGCGCCCCCTGGAGGCCTGCGGCACCAGCGGGATGAAGGCCGCCCTCAACGGCTCCCTCAACCTCTCGGTCCTCGACGGCTGGTGGGACGAGTGGTACGAGCCGGACTTCGGCTGGGCGATCCCCACCGCCGACGGCGAGGCCACCGACGAGGACCGCCGCGACGAACTGGAGGCGGCGGCCCTCTACACCCTCATCGAGGAGCGGATCGCGCCGCGCTTCTACGAGGAGGGCGGCGGCGGTCTGCCGGACCGCTGGATCGACATGGTCCGCCGCACCCTGACGACCCTCGGCCCGAAGGTGCTCGCCGGCCGGATGGTGCGCGAGTACGTGGAGCGGCTCTACGCCCCCGCCGCCGAGGCGCACCGCGCGCTCGGCACCGCCGCCGCGGAGGAGCTGGCGGGGTGGAAGGCCAGGGTGCGGGGCGCGTGGCCGGCCGTCGCGGTCGACCATGTGGAGGCCGTCGACCAGGACGCGGCCACCGGTGGCGCGCCGACGGCCGGCCTCGGCTCGACGCTGACGCTCCGGGTCCACGCGACCCTCGGCGAACTGGGGCCCGACGACGTGGAGGTGCAGGTCGTCGCCGGCCGGGTGGACCCGGACGACGCCCTGCGCGACACCCGCACCTTCCCGCTGAAGCCGGCCGGCGGCCCCGACCTGGAGGGCCGCTGGGTCTACGAGGGCCCGCTGGCCCTGGACCGCACCGGCCCGTTCGGCTACACCGTGCGGGTGCTGCCCGCCCACCGGCTCATCCCGGCGGGCGCGGACATGGGCCTCGTCGCCCTGCCGCCTGAGGCCCCCGAGTCCGCCGGCGGCCGGGCGGGTCTGCTGCTGCGCTGA